TGCAGCTTCACCTCGATCACGGCCGCCGCTGTATCCGAGAGGCCGAGGAACTCGTTGGTCCCGCTCACGCTCCACCCCGCCGCTCTCAAACGCTTCTGCTTGGCTTCTTTCATGGCCGTCCTTCCGCATGTCGCAGGTCCGACCACGCAGTATGATCTCGACCAGAATCGCCGCAAAGTGCTAGAGGTAAGGCATGGACGGAGCAATCGTTGTTCGCGGCAAGCTCAGTGATCCGAGCCACATCGAACTGGACGAGCCGGTTGCCGGCATTGATGGTCCCGTCGAGGTGACCGTGCGCCAAGTCCAAACGATGGCCCTGGGATCGCCGCGACTGGTCTTGCAGGCTCTCCGCGATCTTCCGGATCTCGACGCGGGCGACGTGGACGAGCTCGAGCGCATGATCGAGACTGGCAAGCTGCCCACGCGGCCCGAGGGCGTGTTCGACACCGACGCCTGAGGCCCTGCCTCAAATGATCTTTCTTCTCGATTCGAACGCGTTCTCCGATCTCATGCGGAAGAACGCGCGAATCGAAGCACGCCTCGCCGCACTCGGACCGAACGCCCAAGTCGTCATCTGCCCCATCGTGCGTGGTGAGATTCTCTACGGAATCGCACGCCTCCCCCACGGGCGCCGCCGCGAAAACCTCGCTAACCAAGCAGCGTCTCTTTTCGCAACGATCGCGTGCGCGCCCGTCCCTGCCGATGCGGCGGATGCCTACGCGCGCATCAAGCTCCTGCGCCAACGGCAGGGTCTCAGTCTCGACGAAAACGATCTCTGGATCGCTGCCACCGCCTCCGCACTCGGCGCAACCCTGGTGACCCGCGATCGCGACTTCACTGCCATGCCGGACCTTA
The genomic region above belongs to Deltaproteobacteria bacterium and contains:
- a CDS encoding type II toxin-antitoxin system VapC family toxin, with the protein product MIFLLDSNAFSDLMRKNARIEARLAALGPNAQVVICPIVRGEILYGIARLPHGRRRENLANQAASLFATIACAPVPADAADAYARIKLLRQRQGLSLDENDLWIAATASALGATLVTRDRDFTAMPDLTTVDWTV